One Thioalkalivibrio sp. ALJ12 genomic window carries:
- the yajC gene encoding preprotein translocase subunit YajC encodes MDFLISAAHAQDGGGAGGGMIEFLIMILIFFAIMYFLIIRPQSKRAKEHRSMVESLSKGDEIVTNGGVAGTITEVGENFIKVDIANGVNIAVQKQSVQQVMPKGTLKDL; translated from the coding sequence ATGGATTTTCTGATTTCTGCAGCGCATGCCCAGGACGGTGGTGGCGCCGGTGGTGGCATGATCGAATTCCTGATCATGATCCTGATCTTTTTCGCGATCATGTACTTCCTGATCATTCGCCCGCAGAGCAAGCGCGCGAAGGAACACCGGTCGATGGTGGAGTCGCTGTCCAAGGGTGACGAGATCGTGACCAATGGCGGTGTGGCCGGCACGATCACCGAGGTAGGGGAGAACTTCATCAAGGTCGACATCGCCAATGGCGTGAACATCGCCGTGCAGAAACAGTCGGTTCAACAGGTTATGCCCAAGGGCACCCTCAAGGACCTCTAG
- the tgt gene encoding tRNA guanosine(34) transglycosylase Tgt, translated as MEFEHLGRDGAARRGRLRFPRGEVETPAFMPVGTYGTVKAMTPEELRELGAQIILGNTFHLMLRPGTEVIRAHGDLHDFMHWEGPILTDSGGFQVFSLAEMRKISEEGVRFQSPVDGSKVLMTPESSMRVQRELGSDIVMIFDECTPYPATEDEARKSMELSLRWAARSREAHGDNPAALFGIVQGGMYPALRRESAAGLREIGFDGYAIGGLSVGEPEDERLATLDVTLPLLPEDRPRYLMGVGRPEDIVEAVRRGVDMFDCVMPTRNARNGFLYTREGVLRIRNARFRDDTGPIDPECGCYTCLNYSRAYLKHLDKCNEILGSRLATTHNLHYYQDLMRSLRESIAAGTLQAFVADFYGRRGMEVPPVP; from the coding sequence ATGGAGTTTGAACACCTGGGGCGGGATGGCGCGGCACGCCGAGGCCGACTGCGGTTCCCGCGCGGTGAAGTCGAGACGCCGGCCTTCATGCCCGTTGGGACCTACGGGACCGTAAAGGCTATGACCCCGGAGGAGCTGCGCGAGCTGGGGGCACAGATCATCCTGGGCAACACCTTCCACCTGATGCTGCGGCCGGGTACCGAAGTGATCCGGGCACATGGTGACTTGCATGACTTCATGCACTGGGAAGGACCGATCCTGACCGACTCCGGTGGATTCCAGGTTTTCTCGCTGGCCGAGATGCGCAAGATCAGTGAGGAGGGCGTGCGTTTCCAGTCGCCCGTGGACGGGTCGAAAGTGCTGATGACGCCGGAGTCGTCCATGCGGGTCCAGCGCGAGCTGGGGTCGGACATCGTGATGATCTTCGACGAGTGCACGCCCTATCCGGCCACCGAGGACGAGGCGCGCAAGTCGATGGAGCTGTCGCTGCGCTGGGCCGCGCGGTCGCGCGAGGCGCATGGTGACAATCCGGCGGCACTGTTCGGTATTGTGCAGGGTGGCATGTACCCGGCGCTGCGTCGGGAATCAGCCGCCGGTCTGCGCGAGATTGGCTTTGACGGCTATGCGATCGGCGGGCTGTCGGTGGGCGAGCCGGAAGATGAGCGGCTCGCCACGCTGGATGTGACCCTGCCGCTACTGCCGGAGGACCGCCCGCGCTACCTGATGGGCGTGGGGCGGCCCGAGGACATAGTGGAAGCCGTGCGCCGCGGCGTGGACATGTTCGACTGCGTGATGCCTACCCGCAACGCACGCAATGGATTTCTGTACACCCGGGAAGGGGTCCTGCGTATCCGTAATGCGCGCTTCCGTGACGACACGGGCCCGATCGATCCGGAGTGTGGTTGTTACACCTGCCTCAATTATTCAAGGGCTTACCTGAAACATCTCGACAAATGTAACGAGATTCTCGGGTCGCGCCTGGCGACGACCCACAACCTGCATTACTACCAGGACCTGATGCGCAGCCTGCGGGAGTCGATTGCGGCGGGCACGCTTCAGGCGTTCGTCGCCGATTTCTATGGTCGGCGCGGCATGGAAGTGCCGCCTGTGCCATAA
- the queA gene encoding tRNA preQ1(34) S-adenosylmethionine ribosyltransferase-isomerase QueA, with amino-acid sequence MRVSDFDYELPQELIAQYPLPERASSRLLVLEDQRAEDAAFDAIESLLRPGDLLVLNDTRVIPARVFGQKASGGQVEVLVERIESPTQVLAMVRASRAPKPGTCLHLADAFTVEVTDRQGPFFRLRLVDGADMLALLKQHGHIPLPPYIERADEGSDAERYQTVFARKEGAVAAPTAGLHFDDALLDRLRAQGVETATVTLHVGAGTFQPVKVDDTSRHEMHAEWLEVGPEACAAVAACKARGGRVVAVGTTCVRSLETAAAEGGLKPFQGETRLFIQPGYRFRVVDRMVTNFHLPQSTLLMLVAAFAGYRRILDAYAHAVANRYRFFSYGDAMWLAPGDPADLPPSVREEHDGV; translated from the coding sequence ATGCGTGTTTCCGATTTCGACTACGAGCTCCCGCAGGAGCTGATCGCCCAGTATCCGCTGCCCGAGCGAGCCAGCTCGCGCCTGCTCGTGCTGGAAGACCAACGGGCGGAAGATGCCGCGTTTGACGCGATTGAGTCACTGCTGCGGCCGGGCGATCTGTTGGTGCTGAATGACACGCGCGTGATCCCGGCGCGGGTCTTCGGGCAGAAGGCGAGCGGTGGGCAGGTCGAGGTCCTCGTGGAACGGATCGAGTCACCGACCCAGGTGCTGGCGATGGTGCGGGCCAGTCGGGCACCGAAGCCCGGCACCTGCCTCCACCTGGCGGATGCCTTTACGGTGGAGGTGACGGATCGTCAGGGGCCGTTTTTCCGGCTGCGTCTGGTGGACGGCGCCGACATGCTCGCACTGCTGAAGCAGCATGGTCATATCCCGCTGCCGCCGTACATCGAGCGGGCGGACGAGGGCAGCGATGCCGAACGCTACCAGACCGTGTTCGCCCGCAAGGAGGGCGCGGTGGCGGCGCCGACGGCTGGGCTCCATTTTGACGATGCACTGCTGGACCGGCTGCGCGCGCAGGGGGTCGAGACGGCCACGGTGACGCTGCATGTCGGGGCGGGGACTTTTCAGCCGGTGAAGGTGGACGACACCTCGCGCCACGAGATGCACGCCGAGTGGCTGGAGGTGGGGCCGGAGGCCTGTGCCGCCGTGGCGGCCTGCAAAGCGCGTGGCGGGCGCGTGGTGGCTGTGGGCACGACCTGTGTACGGTCGCTCGAGACGGCCGCGGCGGAGGGCGGGCTTAAGCCCTTTCAGGGTGAAACACGACTGTTCATCCAGCCCGGATATCGTTTTCGCGTCGTGGACCGGATGGTGACGAACTTCCACCTGCCGCAGAGCACGCTGCTGATGCTGGTAGCCGCCTTTGCAGGATATCGGCGGATCCTGGACGCCTATGCCCATGCGGTCGCGAATCGCTATCGCTTTTTCAGTTACGGGGATGCCATGTGGTTGGCACCGGGCGATCCCGCGGATCTGCCGCCGAGTGTCCGGGAGGAACACGATGGAGTTTGA
- a CDS encoding TolC family outer membrane protein has product MVVGGSAQADAPEPLRDAAMEAVLSNPDVQSRWHAFRASGEEQTGARGRFLPEIDLNARAGYQRQRSSDDNFDSFSRNPRGVDITLTQMLYDGFETASEVSRLGEIQRVRYFELRETTEEIALEAVRAFADVQRQRALVDLAQENYDAHKEVYDQIVDQTDRGVGRGVDLEQASGRLALAESNLLTERQNLHDVNARYYRIVGQMPADDRVDLVGTFSDEPIPGTVQEALTEAITKNPAMFASLRNMEAAQEQRNVARSAFHPRLDLQLRHAYENDVLEREDIRIHDTSALVVMTWNLFRGGTDQARVRQFTEEFNQARDQQESVCRNVRQTVSVAYNDMRSLDSQLRFLRQHRDSSDRVRTAYRQQFGIGQRSLLDLLDTENEHFEASRAYINAQHDMEIAKARALNGMGRLLEYLDISRGDMPTAAELGLVDDAARIDPESVCPADAPQMSEARHESIFR; this is encoded by the coding sequence ATGGTAGTGGGTGGTTCGGCGCAGGCCGACGCCCCGGAGCCGTTGCGTGACGCCGCGATGGAAGCGGTACTCTCCAACCCCGATGTGCAGTCGCGGTGGCATGCCTTTCGCGCCTCCGGGGAAGAACAAACGGGCGCGCGCGGGCGCTTCCTGCCCGAAATCGACCTGAACGCCCGTGCCGGTTATCAGCGCCAGCGCTCCAGCGACGACAATTTTGATTCGTTCTCGCGTAACCCGCGTGGTGTCGATATCACGCTGACACAGATGCTGTACGACGGCTTCGAGACCGCAAGCGAAGTGAGCCGTCTGGGCGAGATTCAGCGGGTGCGTTACTTCGAGCTGCGCGAGACGACCGAGGAGATTGCACTGGAAGCCGTGCGTGCCTTCGCCGATGTCCAGCGTCAGCGCGCCCTGGTCGACCTGGCGCAGGAGAACTACGACGCGCACAAGGAGGTTTACGATCAGATCGTGGACCAGACCGATCGCGGCGTGGGCCGGGGCGTTGACCTCGAGCAGGCCTCGGGGCGTCTGGCTCTGGCCGAGTCCAACCTGCTGACCGAGCGCCAGAATCTGCACGACGTGAATGCGCGGTACTACCGGATCGTAGGGCAGATGCCCGCGGACGACCGGGTGGATCTGGTCGGGACCTTCTCTGACGAGCCGATTCCCGGGACGGTTCAGGAGGCCCTGACCGAGGCCATCACCAAGAACCCGGCCATGTTCGCCTCGCTGCGCAACATGGAAGCGGCCCAGGAACAGCGCAACGTGGCCCGTTCGGCCTTCCATCCGCGTCTGGACCTGCAGCTGCGTCATGCCTATGAGAATGATGTGCTCGAACGCGAGGACATCCGTATCCATGACACCTCGGCGCTGGTGGTGATGACGTGGAACCTGTTCCGCGGCGGCACTGACCAGGCGCGGGTCCGCCAGTTCACCGAAGAGTTCAACCAGGCGCGCGATCAGCAAGAGTCGGTTTGTCGCAATGTGCGCCAAACGGTGTCGGTGGCCTACAACGACATGCGTTCGCTGGACAGTCAGCTGCGCTTCCTGCGCCAGCATCGGGACTCGTCCGACCGCGTGCGTACCGCCTATCGTCAGCAGTTCGGCATTGGCCAGCGTAGCCTGCTGGACCTGCTAGACACCGAGAACGAGCATTTCGAGGCGAGCCGTGCCTACATCAACGCCCAGCACGATATGGAGATCGCCAAGGCACGGGCGCTGAATGGCATGGGCCGACTGCTCGAATATCTCGATATCTCGCGTGGCGACATGCCGACTGCTGCCGAGCTGGGGCTCGTGGATGATGCCGCCCGGATTGATCCGGAGTCGGTCTGCCCGGCGGATGCGCCGCAGATGAGCGAAGCCCGCCACGAAAGTATCTTCCGCTAG
- a CDS encoding transglutaminase-like cysteine peptidase: protein MLVLVAGAWLLGASHAGLESFAQLEQVAADRYGPETAERVRRWRELLEGLADEDEQTQITRVNEFFNRQLRYQDDQVTWGQEDFWATPLEALDKGAGDCEDYSIAKYVSLRKLGIPDERLRLFYVRARLGGPGSNLSQAHMVLGYFTDPRDEPKVLDNLVTRIERASQRDDLTPIFSFNSEGLWPDGQAQSAADPTARLSRWRRVLEQLDEYGLDLDRPINSTPE, encoded by the coding sequence GTGCTCGTGCTGGTCGCCGGGGCGTGGCTACTGGGCGCCAGCCATGCGGGCCTCGAAAGCTTCGCTCAGCTCGAGCAGGTTGCGGCCGACCGATATGGGCCGGAAACCGCCGAGCGCGTGCGGCGCTGGCGCGAGCTGCTGGAGGGTCTCGCTGATGAAGACGAACAGACCCAGATCACGCGGGTGAACGAGTTTTTCAATCGTCAGCTGCGCTACCAGGACGACCAGGTCACCTGGGGCCAGGAAGACTTCTGGGCCACCCCCCTGGAGGCCCTGGACAAGGGTGCTGGCGACTGCGAGGACTACTCCATCGCCAAGTACGTCAGCCTGCGCAAACTGGGTATCCCCGATGAACGCCTGCGGCTTTTCTACGTCCGAGCCCGCCTTGGCGGGCCTGGAAGCAATCTCAGCCAGGCGCACATGGTTCTCGGCTATTTCACCGACCCGCGAGACGAGCCCAAGGTCCTGGACAACCTGGTGACCCGAATTGAACGCGCCTCCCAGCGCGACGACCTGACGCCGATCTTCTCGTTCAATAGCGAGGGACTCTGGCCCGACGGGCAGGCACAGTCCGCGGCCGACCCCACGGCCCGCCTGTCACGTTGGCGCCGCGTCCTGGAGCAGCTGGACGAATACGGCCTTGATCTCGACCGACCCATCAACTCGACCCCGGAATGA